One window of Papaver somniferum cultivar HN1 chromosome 9, ASM357369v1, whole genome shotgun sequence genomic DNA carries:
- the LOC113310162 gene encoding protein SUPPRESSOR OF K(+) TRANSPORT GROWTH DEFECT 1 has protein sequence MYSNFKEQAIEYVKQAVQEDNAGNYAKAFPLYMNALEYFKTHLKYEKNPKIKEAITQKFTEYLRRAEEIRAVLDDGGGAGPASNGDAAVVARPKTKPKDGEGGGDGEDPEQAKLRAGLNSAIIREKPNVKWNDVAGLESAKQALQEAVILPVKFPQFFTGKRRPWRAFLLYGPPGTGKSYLAKAVATEADSTFYSISSSDLVSKWMGESEKLVSNLFQMARESAPSIIFVDEIDSLCGQRGEGNESEASRRIKTELLVQMQGVGNNDQKVLVLAATNTPYSLDQAIRRRFDKRIYIPLPEAKARQHMFKVHLGDTPHNLTESDFEHLGNKTEGFSGSDIAVCVKDVLFEPVRKTQDAMFFINTKDDMWVPCGPKQRGAIQTTMQDLATKGLAAKILPPPIMRTDFDKVLARQRPTVSKSDLDVHERFTREFGEEG, from the exons ATGTAtagtaatttcaaagaacaaGCAATAGAATATGTAAAACAAGCAGTACAAGAAGATAACGCAGGAAATTATGCGAAAGCATTTCCTCTTTATATGAACGCGTTGGAATATTTCAAAACGCATTTGAAATACGAAAAGAATCCTAAAATTAAAGAAGCTATAACTCAGAAATTTACTGAGTATTTGAGAAGAGCAGAAGAGATTCGTGCTGTGttagatgatggtggtggtgctggtccTGCATCTAATGGTGATGCAGCTGTAGTTGCTAGGCCGAAGACCAAGCCTAAAGATGGTGAAGGTGGAGGAGATGGGGAAGATCCTGAGCAAGCGAAATTGAGAGCTGGGTTGAATTCGGCTATTATCAGGGAGAAACCTAATGTGAAATGGAATGATGTTGCTGGACTTGAGAGTGCCAAACAGGCTCTGCAAGAAGCGGTTATATTGCCTGTCAAGTTCCCTCAGTTTTTTACTG GCAAGAGACGACCATGGAGGGCGTTCCTTTTGTATGGGCCACCTGGAACTGGAAAGTCATATTTGGCCAAAGCTGTTGCAACAGAAGCAGACTCGACCTTTTACAG TATTTCTTCTTCAGATTTGGTTTCCAAGTGGATGGGTGAAAGTGAAAAGCTTGTTTCAAACCTTTTCCAAATGGCTCGTGAAAGTGCTCCTTCTATCATATTTGTTGATGAAATAGATTCCTTATGTGGTCAGCGTGGGGAAGGAAATGAAAGTGAAGCTTCTCGACGTATCAAAACAGAACTTCTTGTACAGATGCAG GGTGTTGGAAATAATGACCAGAAAGTTCTTGTTCTTGCTGCAACCAATACGCCCTATTCTTTGGATCAG GCTATCCGTCGGCGATTTGACAAGCGAATTTACATTCCTCTTCCTGAAGCGAAGGCTAGACAACACATGTTCAAG GTGCATCTCGGAGATACACCTCACAACTTGACTGAAAGTGACTTCGAGCACCTAGGTAACAAGACGGAGGGGTTTTCAGGTTCAGATATTGCTGTCTGT GTTAAAGATGTACTTTTCGAACCTGTTCGAAAAACTCAGGATGCTATGTTCTTTATCAACACTAAAGATGATATGTGGGTACCATGTGGACCTAAACAACGAGGAGCGATCCAGACAACAATGCAAGATCTTGCAACAAAAGGCCTTGCAGCAAAG ATTCTTCCACCTCCAATAATGCGGACAGATTTTGATAAAGTACTCGCAAGACAGAGGCCAACTGTCAGCAAATCTGATCTAGATGTACATGAGAGATTTACAAGAGAGTTTGGAGAGGAAGGCTAA